The Tropicibacter oceani DNA segment CCAAGGGCTTGGTTTTCCCGTCAATCCTGGCCTGAAGCCTGCGTTCGAAATCATTCATGCCCAAAGAAGTAGCGCCGCCTGCCGGTGCCCACAAGCGGGCAAAGCGGCGCCGTGCGGCGCAATTCCCCCTTGACGCCCACGCGGGTCATGCCAAACACGCACAATGGCACAAGCACGTCTTACGATTGATCTGGGCGCCCTGCGCGCGAACTGGCGAACCCTTGCACAAAAGGCGCAGGCCGAGGCCGGCGCCGTCGTCAAGGCGGATGCCTATGGACTTGGCATGGACCGGGTCGCCCCCGCCCTAGCCGAAGAAGGCGCGCGGCGGTTTTTCGTGGCCCAGGCCGAAGAAGGCGCCGCCCTGCGCCGGACATTGGGCGCGGGCCCCGAGATTTTCGTCTTTTCCGGTCACATGGCTGGCGACGCCGACCTGATCCGGGGCGCCAACCTGGTGCCGATGATCAACTCGATCGACCAGATGCTGCGCCACGTCGAGGGCCTGCCCGGCCATCCCTTTGGCATCCAGCTGGACAGCGGCATGAACCGCCTTGGCATGGAACCCGCCGAATGGGGCGCGCTGCGCGACATCGCACTGGCGCAGAACCCCGCCCTGATCATGAGCCACCTGGCCTGCGCCGATGAACCCGATCACGGCATGAACGCGCATCAGCTGCGGCTGTTCCGGCAGATGACCGATGGCATCGACGTGCCGCGTTCGCTGTCGGCGACGGGCGGCATCCTGCTGGGCCCCGAGTATCACTTTGACGTCACCCGCCCCGGCATCGGCATGTATGGCGGGCTGCCCTTCATCGACGCGCGGCCGGTGGTGTCCCTGTCGATCCCCGTGATCCAGATCCGGGACCTGGAGCCCGGCGAATCCGTCGGCTATGGCAACAGCTTTGTCGCCCGCAACCCGATGCGCGTCGCCACCATCGGCGCGGGCTATGCCGACGGCATC contains these protein-coding regions:
- the alr gene encoding alanine racemase, with protein sequence MAQARLTIDLGALRANWRTLAQKAQAEAGAVVKADAYGLGMDRVAPALAEEGARRFFVAQAEEGAALRRTLGAGPEIFVFSGHMAGDADLIRGANLVPMINSIDQMLRHVEGLPGHPFGIQLDSGMNRLGMEPAEWGALRDIALAQNPALIMSHLACADEPDHGMNAHQLRLFRQMTDGIDVPRSLSATGGILLGPEYHFDVTRPGIGMYGGLPFIDARPVVSLSIPVIQIRDLEPGESVGYGNSFVARNPMRVATIGAGYADGILRAMGPKASLWAGESRCKVLGRISMDLIGVDVTALHSAPEALELLGQHQSVDTLADWAGTIGYEILTSLGNRYARDYVGA